A stretch of the Enoplosus armatus isolate fEnoArm2 chromosome 13, fEnoArm2.hap1, whole genome shotgun sequence genome encodes the following:
- the smad9 gene encoding mothers against decapentaplegic homolog 9, producing MNSSASITSLFSFTSPAVKRLLGWKQGDEEEKWAEKAVDSLVKKLKKTKGAMEELERALSCPGQPSKCVTIPRSLDGRLQVSHRKGLPHVIYCRVWRWPDLQSHHELKALECCEFPFGSKQKDICVNPYHYRRVETPVLPPVLVPRHSEFNPQHSLLAKFRNASLHSEPLMPQNATYPDSFPPLPFSSSPSSSLAQSPTSQSYPNSPNSSAEPGSPYHITAETPPPPYSMMETSPQDDVKPSNSTETIKLTFSAPHRDLRPVCYEEPEYWCSVAYYELNNRVGETFHASSRSVLVDGFTDPSNNKNRFCLGLLSNVNRNSTIEHTRRHIGKGLHLYYVGGEVYAECLSDSSIFVQSRNCNFQHGFHATTVCKIPSGCSLKIFNNQLFAQLLAQSVNHGFEVVYELTKMCTIRMSFVKGWGAEYHRQDVTSTPCWIEVHLHGPLQWLDKVLTQMGSPHNPISSVS from the exons ATGAACTCCTCCGCCTCCATTACGTCCCTATTCTCCTTCACCAGCCCAGCGGTGAAGCGCCTGCTCGGCTGGAAACaaggggatgaggaggagaagtggGCGGAAAAGGCAGTGGACTCTCTTGTGAAGAAACTAAAGAAGACGAAAGGGGCaatggaggagctggagagagccCTCAGCTGCCCTGGGCAGCCCA GCAAGTGCGTGACGATTCCTCGGTCGCTGGACGGGAGGCTGCAGGTGTCCCACAGGAAGGGTCTGCCCCACGTCATCTACTGCAGGGTGTGGCGCTGGCCGGACCTGCAGTCCCACCACGAGCTGAAAGCCCTGGAGTGCTGCGAGTTCCCCTTTGGCTCCAAGCAGAAGGACATCTGTGTCAACCCCTACCACTACAGGCGCGTGGAGACCCCAG TGCTGCCGCCAGTTCTGGTCCCTCGCCACAGCGAGTTCAACCCTCAACACAGTTTATTGGCAAAGTTCAGGAACGCCTCCCTGCACAGTGAGCCTCTGATGCCCCAGAACGCCACTTACCCAGACTCCTTCCCTCCGCtgcccttctcctcctccccttcttcctccctcgCCCAGTCTCCCACCTCACAGAGTTACCCCAACTCCCCCAACAGCTCTGCAGAGCCCGGCAGTCCGTATCACATCACAG CTGAGACTCCCCCACCTCCGTATAGCATGATGGAGACGAGCCCTCAAGATGATGTGAAGCCCAGCAACTCCACAGAAACCATCAAACTCACATTTTCCGCGCCGCACAGAG ATTTACGGCCCGTGTGTTACGAGGAACCAGAGTACTGGTGTTCTGTAGCTTACTACGAGCTCAACAACCGGGTGGGGGAGACTTTCCACGCGTCGTCCCGCAGCGTCTTGGTGGATGGATTCACAGACCCGTCCAACAACAAGAACCGCTTCTGCCTCGGCCTGCTCTCCAATGTCAACCGCAACTCCACCATCGAACACACGCGCAGGCACATAGGCAAAG GTTTACACCTGTACTATGTGGGCGGCGAGGTGTACGCAGAGTGTCTTAGCGACAGCAGCATCTTCGTCCAGAGCCGTAACTGTAACTTCCAGCACGGCTTCCACGCCACCACCGTGTGTAAGATCCCCAGCGGCTGCAGCCTCAAGATCTTTAACAACCAGCTGTTTGCCCAGCTCCTCGCCCAGTCTGTTAACCACGGCTTTGAGGTCGTCTATGAGCTCACTAAGATGTGTACCATCCGCATGAGCTTTGTTAAG GGCTGGGGTGCTGAATACCACCGTCAAGATGTGACCAGCACCCCCTGCTGGATCGAGGTACATCTGCACGGGCCCCTGCAGTGGCTGGACAAGGTCCTCACACAGATGGGCTCTCCGCACAACCCTATCTCTTCAGTGTCATAa
- the rfxap gene encoding regulatory factor X-associated protein codes for MSEDDNSSSANKDKESTLLLTKDGQRYYVSKSGVVDSRNVITPHEPENNVSSYDMDDPDEESDVLDTSDPRDSAASPEELNDEETSEGDNAPKQCTYEGCTETTTQVAKQRKPWMCKKHRNKMYKDKYKKKKSDQAMSSGKLDENSEERPVSVNKQRLGAMGDRPARPSLIEQVLNQKRLSLLRSPEVISFLQQQQQLLATQGRSQSQQQFQGC; via the exons ATGAGCGAAGATGACAATTCATCATCAGCAAATAAGGACAAAGAGTCGACTCTCCTGCTCACTAAAGACGGACAGAGGTACTACGTGAGTAAGAGCGGAGTAGTCGACAGCAGAAATGTGATAACGCCGCACGAACCAGAGAACAACGTCTCCTCCTACGACATGGACGATCCGGACGAGGAGAGCGACGTTCTGGACACCTCAGATCCCAGAGACAGCGCCGCCAGCCCGGAGGAGCTCAACGACGAGGAGACCTCGGAGGGTGACAACGCTCCCAAACAGTGCACCTATGAGGGATGCACGGAGACCACAACGCAGGTGGCCAAGCAGAGGAAACCGTGGATGTGCAAGAAACACCGCAACAAGATGTACAAAGACAagtacaagaagaagaagagcgacCAGGCCATGTCCAGTGGAAAACTTGAT GAAAACTCAGAGGAGCGGCCTGTGTCTGTGAACAAACAGCGTCTGGGTGCCATGGGGGACCGGCCAGCCAGACCCTCCCTGATAGAGCAGGTCCTCAACCAGAAAAGACTG tcACTGCTCAGGAGTCCAGAGGTGATcagcttcctgcagcagcagcagcagctcctggcCACACAGGGccgcagccaatcacagcagcagttcCAGGGCTGCTGA